From Salinirubellus salinus, the proteins below share one genomic window:
- a CDS encoding electron transfer flavoprotein subunit beta/FixA family protein: MKILVTVKEVAEVEDEFDIDGLDIDSRYLDYDLNEWDDYAIEAAVQISESADDVEVVTATIGPERSEETIRMALAKGADRALRVWDDDLEAAEYLDVNTKADLLAAVVEEEDPDLVLTGVQSADDSYGGTGVALAERIGFEWAAVVNNLDLDADAGVASVRRELEGGVEELTDVELPAVLTIQTGINEPRYASLRGIRQAQRKPLDVQSLGDLGLDASALETPIERTSMYEPESESDATIWEGSAEDTAGELAAFLREKGVVEG, translated from the coding sequence ATGAAGATACTCGTCACCGTCAAGGAGGTGGCCGAGGTCGAAGACGAGTTCGACATCGACGGACTCGACATCGACTCCCGCTACCTCGACTACGATCTCAACGAGTGGGACGACTACGCCATCGAGGCGGCCGTCCAGATCTCCGAATCGGCCGACGACGTGGAGGTCGTCACCGCCACCATCGGGCCGGAGCGGTCCGAGGAGACCATCCGGATGGCGCTCGCGAAGGGTGCCGACCGCGCGCTCCGCGTGTGGGACGACGACCTCGAAGCGGCCGAGTACCTCGACGTGAACACGAAGGCCGACCTGCTCGCCGCCGTGGTCGAGGAGGAGGACCCCGACCTCGTGCTGACGGGTGTCCAGTCGGCCGACGACTCCTACGGTGGGACGGGCGTGGCCCTCGCCGAGCGCATCGGCTTCGAGTGGGCCGCCGTCGTCAACAACCTCGATCTCGACGCCGACGCCGGCGTCGCCAGCGTCCGCCGCGAACTGGAGGGCGGTGTCGAGGAGCTGACCGACGTGGAACTGCCCGCGGTCCTGACCATCCAGACCGGTATCAACGAGCCGCGCTACGCGAGCCTGCGTGGTATCCGGCAGGCACAGCGCAAGCCGCTCGACGTCCAGTCGCTCGGTGACCTCGGTCTCGACGCGAGCGCACTCGAGACGCCCATCGAGCGCACCTCGATGTACGAACCGGAGTCCGAGTCCGACGCCACCATCTGGGAGGGGTCGGCCGAGGACACCGCCGGGGAACTGGCTGCGTTCCTCCGCGAGAAGGGGGTGGTCGAGGGATGA